One genomic segment of Odocoileus virginianus isolate 20LAN1187 ecotype Illinois chromosome 17, Ovbor_1.2, whole genome shotgun sequence includes these proteins:
- the LOC110133788 gene encoding LOW QUALITY PROTEIN: uncharacterized protein C17orf113 (The sequence of the model RefSeq protein was modified relative to this genomic sequence to represent the inferred CDS: deleted 1 base in 1 codon), translated as MVPPGKKPAGEASNSNKKCKRYFNEHWKEEFTWLDFDYERKLMFCLECRQALVRNKHGKAENAFTVGTDNFQRHALLRHVTSGAHRQALAANRGQPSFEGQAEGGGACPGLATTPSSRGVKVEADPAKVAVLTTVYCMAKEEVPDDRCSALLELQRFNLCQALLGTEHGDYYSPRRVRDMQVAIASVLHTEARQRLKASPYVGLVLDETRDWSESHSLALFVTSVSPCDGQPATTFLGSVELQEGEATAGQLLDILQAFGVSASKLAWLSSSLPSDRLGRVCPQLRATCPLLTELHCLPGRTDPKPPAYLGEYESVLDALFRLHGGPSSHVVPELRAALDLAAIDLAGPRPVPWASLLPVVEAVAEAWPCLVPTLEASAPASPTTRALVLALRQFTFVAFTHLLLDVLPSVQKLTLVLQPEEPDLALLQPLVMAATASLHAQCSSAGPASGAPSPLLASLALPARPLQPPLDFKHLLTFHFNGATPLNLFPNFSTMDPVQKAVISHTFGVPSPLKKKLFISCNICHLRFNSANQAEAHYKGHKHARKLKAVEAAKSKQRPQTLTQDETLASPTPTPAGGAPKELRSKAVPAAPPPDPEIQSPRSPEPTPREPVPSDLLDAVSSSSSSSCPPCSPEPGPEAPEPEPAAAAMGSSVSGEGRGEKGRLYCATCKVTVNSASQLQAHNTGAKHRWMVEGQRGAPRRGRGRTVPRGGAGHKAKRVTGGQGGRQGPSPPFHCALCQLQVNSETQLKQHLSSRRHKDRLAGKPPKPSSQHSKLQKHAALAVNLLKSKLALQKQLTKTLAARFLPSPLPTAAAAICALPGPLALRPAPTAATTLFPAPILGPALFRTPAGAVRPATGPIVFAPY; from the exons ATGGTGCCCCCAGGGAAGAAACCAGCTGGAGAGGCTTCCAACTCCAACAAGAAGTGCAAGCGTTACTTCAACGAGCACTGGAAAGAGGAGTTCACCTGGCTGGACTTTGACTACGAGCGGAAGCTGATGTTCTGCCTCGAGTGCCGCCAGGCCCTGGTGCGGAACAAGCATGGCAAAGCGGAGAATGCCTTCACCGTGGGCACGGACAACTTCCAGCGCCACGCCCTGTTGCGCCACGTGACCTCGGGGGCCCACCGCCAGGCTCTGGCTGCCAACCGGGGCCAGCCCTCTTTTGAGGGCCAGGCTGAGGGCGGAGGGGCCTGCCCAGGCCTGGCCACCACCCCCAGCTCCAGGGGCGTCAAGGTGGAAGCAGACCCGGCTAAAGTGGCCGTGCTGACCACAGTGTACTGCATGGCCAAGGAGGAAGTGCCTGACGACCGCTGCTCTGCCCTGCTTGAGCTGCAGAGATTCAACCTGTGCCAGGCGCTGCTGGGCACGGAGCACGGTGATTACTACAGCCCCAGGAGGGTGAGGGACATGCAG GTGGCCATCGCCAGTGTCTTGCACACAGAGGCCCGTCAGCGCCTGAAGGCATCCCCATATGTGGGCCTGGTGTTGGATGAGACCAGGGACTGGTCTGAGTCCCACAGTCTGGCCTTGTTTGTCACTTCGGTGTCCCCCTGCGATGGCCAGCCTGCCACCACCTTTCTGGGCAGTGTGGAGCTACAGGAAGGCGAGGCCACTGCTGGCCAACTCCTGGACATCCTGCAGGCTTTCGGCGTGTCTGCATCCAAGCTGGCCTGGCTCAGCTCAAGCCTCCCCAGTGACCGCCTGGGGCGCGTGTGCCCGCAGCTCCGGGCCACCTGCCCACTGCTCACGGAGCTACACTGCCTCCCTGGCCGGACAGACCCCAAACCCCCTGCCTACCTAGGTGAATATGAAAGCGTACTGGACGCCCTATTCCGCCTGCACGGTGGCCCCAGTTCTCACGTGGTCCCTGAACTCAGGGCGGCACTGGACCTTGCAGCTATTGACTTGGCAGGACCACGACCAGTGCCCTGGGCCTCCCTGCTGCCCGTGGTGGAAGCTGTGGCTGAGGCTTGGCCTTGCCTGGTGCCCACCCTGGAGGCCTCTGCCCCAGCCTCGCCTACCACAAGGGCGCTGGTCCTCGCCCTTCGCCAGTTCACCTTCGTGGCCTTCACCCACCTCCTGCTGGATGTTCTGCCCTCCGTGCAGAAGCTGACCCTTGTCCTGCAGCCAGAGGAGCCGGATTTGGCCTTGCTGCAGCCTCTGGTGATGGCAGCTACAGCCTCCCTCCACGCACAGTGCAGTTCAG CAGGCCCGGCCTCCGGAGCCCCCAGCCCGCTGCTGGCCTCCCTGGCCCTGCCCGCCAGGCCTCTGCAACCCCCGCTGGACTTCAAGCACTTGCTCACCTTCCACTTCAATGGCGCCACCCCGCTCAATCTCTTCCCCAACTTCAGCACG ATGGACCCAGTCCAGAAAGCTGTCATCAGCCACACATTTGGGGTCCCCTCTCCCCTGAAGAAGAAGCTCTTCATTTCCTGTAACATCTGTCACCTGAGATTCAACTCAGCG aacCAGGCCGAAGCACATTACAAAGGCCACAAACATGCCAGAAAACTCAAGGCTGTTGAAGCTGCCAAGAGCAAGCAGAGGCCGCAAACCCTGACCCAGGATGAAACGCTGGCGTCCCCCACCCCGACTCCAGCCGGTGGAGCCCCCAAAGAGCTGCGCAGCAAAG CAGTTCCTGCGGCCCCTCCTCCTGATCCCGAAATCCAGTCACCCCGGAGTCCAGAACCCACGCCCAGGGAGCCGGTCCCCTCAGACCTCTTGGATgctgtctcctcttcctcctcttcgtCTTGCCCACCCTGCTCCCCAGAGCCTGGGCCAGAGGCCCCAGAGCCTGAACCGGCGGCAGCTGCTATGGGGAGCAGTGTGAGTGGGGAAGGCAGGGGCGAGAAGGGGCGCCTCTACTGCGCCACATGTAAGGTGACCGTGAATTCC GCCTCCCAGCTTCAGGCTCACAACACAG GAGCCAAGCACCGGTGGATGGTGGAAGGTCAGCGGGGCGCTCCCCGCAGGGGCCGGGGCCGCACGGTGCCCCGGGGAGGAGCTGGACACAAGGCCAAGAGAGTGACAGGGGGCCAGGGGGGGCGGCAGGGGCCCAGCCCCCCGTTCCACTGTGCTCTCTGTCAGCTCCAGGTCAACTCAGAGACCCAGCTCAAGCAG CACCTGAGCAGCAGGAGACACAAAGACCGTCTGGCCGGGAAGCCCCCCAAGCCCTCCAGCCAGCACAGCAAGCTGCAGAAGCACGCGGCACTGGCTGTGAATCTCCTCAAG TCTAAACTGGCCTTGCAGAAGCAACTCACCAAGACCCTGGCAGCCCGCTTCCTGCCCAGCCCGCTCCCCACCGCGGCGGCAGCCATCTGTGCCCTGCCAGGGCCCCTGGCCCTCCGGCCTGCCCCCACAGCGGCCACCACCCTCTTCCCAGCTCCGATCCTGGGTCCAGCTCTGTTTCGCACCCCAGCGGGAGCCGTTCGCCCTGCCACGGGACCCATCGTCTTTGCCCCCTATTAG
- the NKIRAS2 gene encoding NF-kappa-B inhibitor-interacting Ras-like protein 2, translating into MGKSCKVVVCGQASVGKTSILEQLLYGNHVVGSEMIETQEDIYVGSIETDRGVREQVRFYDTRGLRDGAELPRHCFSCTDGYVLVYSTDSRESFQRVELLKKEIDKSKDKKEVTIVVLGNKCDLQEQRRVDPDVAQHWAKSEKVKLWEVSVADRRSLLEPFVYLASKMTQPQSKSAFPLSRKNKGSGSLDG; encoded by the exons ATGGGGAAGAGCTGCAAGGTGGTCGTGTGTGGCCAGGCTTCTGTGGGCAAGACTTCAATCCTGGAGCAGCTTCTGTACGGAAACCATGTAGTGG GTTCTGAGATGATCGAGACGCAGGAGGACATCTACGTGGGCTCCATTGAGACTGACCGGGGGGTCCGGGAGCAGGTGCGTTTCTACGACACCCGGGGGCTCCGAGATGGGGCCGAGTTGCCCCGGcactgcttctcctgcactgaCGGCTATGTCCTCGTCTACAGCACGGACAGCCGGGAGTCCTTTCAGCGCGTGGAGCTGCTCAAGAAGGAGATTGACAAATCCAAGGACAAGAAGGAG GTCACCATTGTGGTCCTCGGCAACAAGTGTGACCTGCAAGAGCAGCGGCGAGTAGACCCGGACGTGGCTCAGCACTGGGCCAAGTCGGAGAAGGTGAAGCTGTGGGAGGTGTCAGTGGCTGACCGCCGCTCACTGCTGGAACCCTTCGTCTACCTGGCCAGCAAGATGACCCAGCCCCAGAGCAAGTCTGCCTTCCCCCTCAGCCGCAAGAACAAGGGCAGCGGCTCCTTGGATGGCTGA